One stretch of Scatophagus argus isolate fScaArg1 chromosome 18, fScaArg1.pri, whole genome shotgun sequence DNA includes these proteins:
- the arhgap29a gene encoding rho GTPase-activating protein 29 isoform X1, translating into MLAAMLRQSSGGGSGGGGSGGGGAKPPLGIARFSSSSQSPAGRLTKSGSVSSDGPEVPASDPNYIMQLVSDVRKFADVLVQLKEVFNSKEHQDCLHQAVHERLGELLRVLKAIISKHQSLNSVDILSTAGTVIATVKGVNFKEVNEENKQKLFAEIYSAVDTLAFTFGNVVSDFLMGDVENGSVLGLPLTKRSRSFENLSVESGGSCPEKDDPPGPSPPVRAEEVDRTLQRQDSGVESALLYAKAWSKYTKELLAWVEKRLSVDIECAKSYAKMAESAKTLASQQEFMPFRETYMTAFKNDIEYSQLVLHTTAVLQSNKFMQPLLARKNELDKLRKEVKEQWQREQKKMHEADNALRKARLLQAQRHEEYEKAKVSTSRLEEEQIAGGGGGGSGGAATAKQLEKRRRLEEEALQKAEEAREHCKACQIDVGEKRIELASTKSEIITQIREMVSQCDLTLKAVTVNWFQLQQAQVVSLPVNHQSLCENAKLYEPGQRYIDFVRSLPTDGPHLESHSFDSGATQNAGMPFNKRSLSGSHSSHSNLSQASVTSDLLGADDLESHVSGQHAKIVERRSNCSTDIQAALRIRPWASGGQGGGMCSDSESAGGSSESRSMDSPTASPGDFKRRLPRTPSTGTMSSADDLDEREPPSPSDNGLSEMVIETASSPGPFRNTQMSKAAQTHKLRKLRAPSKCRECDSLVVFHGAECEECSLACHKKCLETLAIQCGHKKLQGRLHLFGIDFTQAAKNSPDGIPFIIRKCTSEIENRALNIKGIYRVNGAKSRVEKLCQAFENGKDLVELSELYPHDISNVLKLYLRQLPEPLILFRYYNDFIGLAKESQSIIVEELEALRLSLTPVAPAQISVELNRVLFKIKDLLRQLPPAHYKTLQFLIEHLHRVTEQSEENKMTASNLGIIFGPTLIKPRQADAEVSLSSLVDYPYQALIVELLIRHYQMVFDTPLSPLGSSSPAEIEAQPRLTQQEKEQRLSRHSKSLGDIKEQSSKVYKRHSSIIPSSHLLAEVQETTPSLDGKDFEPADEVDSETFNGVMLSSTPEVPKPAERGLSRSQHITVTRVQLRHPRGKLSSRPVSMPAEQILNRVHENNNRNSRDQRDRKGGSCEQSIEEVDETENTKLRVSTHYRSTFIDTQTLRRTWDKQYKHEVTSKTVKVVASSSTESSAEDTNNLPASVPLSSSFSLGGSGSTVGTIYPSRPYTVAVRPSRTLRREDNVTKYNSVVKAFRAPRTLQPPPGTFYKPPSGSKALQNSSLANSAEEEDEEEEDDDDDEEEEELGIEIEVSVDEPLEEDIEPEQAAMSPSSSPEELGQNQAKPVYQRLRSRRLQEVEHREAHFV; encoded by the exons aGCACCAAGACTGCCTCCATCAGGCGGTCCATGAGCGTCTCGGGGAGCTGCTGCGAGTCCTGAAGGCCATTATCAGTAAACACCAGAGCCTGAACTCGGTGGACATCCTCAGTACAGCTGGAACCGTCATCGCCACGGTCAAAG GAGTGAACTTTAAGGAGGTGAACgaagagaacaaacagaagcTCTTCGCAGAGATCTACAGCGCTGTCGACACATTGGCGTTCACCTTTGGCAATGT AGTGTCTGACTTCCTTATGGGAGATGTAGAGAATGGATCGGTGTTGGGGCTCCCCCTGACTAAGAGGAGCAGG tcttttgaGAACCTCTCTGTGGAATCTGGAGGATCCTGTCCCGAGAAGGATGATCCACCAG GGCCGTCTCCACCGGTTCGGGCAGAGGAGGTGGACAGGACGCTGCAGCGGCAGGACAGCGGCGTGGAGTCGGCGCTGCTCTACGCCAAGGCCTGGTCCAAGTACACCAAAGAGCTGCTGGCGTGGGTGGAGAAGCGTCTCAGCGTGG ATATCGAGTGTGCGAAGAGTTACGCCAAAATGGCAGAGTCTGCCAAGACGCTTGCAAGTCAGCAG GAATTCATGCCTTTCCGTGAGACCTACATGACTGCTTTCAAAAATGACATTGAATACAGCCAGCTGGTACTTCACACCACAGCTGTCCTCCAAAGCAACAAATTCATGCAG CCTCTTCTGGCCAGAAAGAACGAGCTGGACAAACTGAGAAAAGAGGTCAAGGAGCAGTggcagagagagcaaaagaagaTG CACGAGGCGGACAACGCTCTGAGGAAGGCCCGGCTGCTGCAGGCCCAGCGGCACGAGGAGTATGAGAAGGCCAAGGTGTCCACCAGCcgcctggaggaggagcagatcgcaggaggtggaggaggaggcagcggAGGAGCAGCCACGGCCAAACAGCTCGAGAAGAGGCgcaggctggaggaggaggcccTGCAGAAG gCGGAGGAGGCCAGAGAGCACTGCAAAGCCTGTCAGATTGATGTCGGGGAGAAGAGAATCGAGTTGGCCAGCACCAAGAGTGAGATCATCACTCAGATCCGAGAGATGGTCTCCCAGTGCGACCTCACCCTCAAAGCT GTGACGGTCAACTGGTTCCAGCTCCAGCAGGCCCAGGTCGTATCCCTGCCTGTCAACCACCAGAGTCTGTGTGAAAACGCCAAACTGTACGAGCCTGGCCAGCGCTACATCGACTTCGTCAGGAGTCTGCCCACTGATGGGCCTCACCTCGAGTCGCACTCCTTTGATTCAGGCGCGACACAAAACGCAGG gatGCCTTTCAACAAGCGCTCGCTAAGCGGCAGCCACTCGTCCCACAGTAACCTGTCGCAGGCATCCGTCACTTCCGACCTGCTTGGTGCAGACGACCTCGAGAGTCACGTCAGCGGCCAACACGCCAAGATCGTGGAGAGGCGATCCAACTGCAGCACTGACATCCAGG cagcacTTCGGATTCGTCCGTGGGCCTCAGGTGGCCAGGGTGGAGGGATGTGCAGCGATTCAGAAAGTGCAGGAGGGAGCAGCGAGTCCCGATCCATGGACTCGCCCACTGCCAGTCCAG GAGACTTCAAGAGGAGATTACCAAGAACCCCCTCCACTGGCACCATGTCGTCTGCTGATGACCTGGATGAGAGAGagcctccctctccctctgatAACG GTTTAAGTGAGATGGTAATTGAAACAGCCAGCTCCCCAGGTCCCTTCAGGAACACCCAGATGTCCAAGGCTGCTCAGACCCACAAGCTGAGGAAGCTCAGAGCGCCGTCCAAGTGTCGCGAGTGCGACAGCCTGGTGGTGTTTCACGGAGCTGAATGCGAGGAG TGTTCGTTAGCCTGCCATAAGAAATGTCTGGAAACCCTGGCCATCCAATGTGGGCACAAGAAGCTTCAGGGGAGGCTTCACCTCTTCGGCATCGACTTCACACAGGCAGCTAAGAACAGTCCAGACGGCATCCCCTTCATCATACGCAAGTGTACATCAGAGATTGAGAACAGAGCGCTCAACATCAAG GGGATCTACCGCGTGAACGGTGCCAAGTCTCGAGTGGAGAAGCTGTGCCAGGCATTTGAGAACGGCAAGGACCTGGTAGAGCTCTCTGAACTTTATCCCCACGACATCAGCAACGTGCTCAAACTCTACCTGAGACAG cttcCAGAGCCGCTCATCCTGTTTCGCTACTACAATGACTTTATTGGTTTGGCCAAAGAGAGCCAGAGTATCATTGTGGAGGAACTGGAGGCCCTGAGGCTCAGTCTCACGCCGGTGGCACCAGCCCAGATCAGCGTGGAGCTCAACCGGGTCCTCTTCAAGATCAAGGACCTGTTGAGGCAGCTGCCACCAGCTCATTACAAGACTCTGCAGTTCCTCATAGAGCATCTGCACCG GGTGACAGAGCAGTCAGAGGAGAATAAGATGACAGCCAGCAACCTGGGCATCATCTTTGGTCCAACACTGATCAAACCAAGGCAGGCGGACGCCGAAGTTTCCCTTTCCTCCCTGGTTGATTACCCGTATCAGGCACTCATTGTTGAGCTCCTGATCAGACACTACCAGATGGTCTTTGACACCCCCCTCAGTCCCCTGGGCAGCTCCTCGCCTGCCGAGATCGAAGCCCAGCCCCGCCTCACCCAGCAGGAGAAAGAGCAGCGGCTGAGCAGGCACTCAAAGTCGCTGGGAGACATCAAGGAG CAGAGCTCTAAGGTGTATAAGAGGCATTCCTCTATAATTCCTTCTTCACACTTACTGGCTGAGGTTCAGGAGACCACACCAAGCCTCGATGGGAAAGACTTTGAACCTG CTGATGAAGTGGATTCAGAGACCTTCAATGGGGTTATGTTGTCAAGCACCCCCGAGGTCCCAAAACCAGCTGAGAGAGGCCTCAGTCGTTCTCAGCACATCACTGTCACCAGGGTCCAGCTCCGGCACCCTCGTGGCAAACTGTCCTCACGCCCAGTGAGTATGCCGGCTGAGCAGATACTGAACCGAGTCCACGAGAATAACAACCGCAACAGCAGGGACCAACGTGACAGGAAAGGTGGCAGCTGTGAGCAGTCCATCGAAGAGGTGGATGAAACGGAGAACACAAAACTGCGAGTGAGCACACATTATCGGAGTACATTTATCGACACCCAGACTTTACGCAGGACTTGGGACAAACAGTATAAACATGAAGTTACTTCCAAAACTGTCAAAGTTGTGGCCAGTTCGTCCACAGAGAGCTCAGCTGAGGACACCAACAACTTACCAGCTTCTGTGCCCTTGTCCTCAAGCTTCTCCCTCGGAGGTTCTGGGAGCACTGTTGGCACCATCTACCCCAGCAGACCATACACTGTTGCAGTGCGACCCAGCAGGACTTTAAGAAGGGAGGACAATGTGACCAAGTACAACTCTGTTGTGAAAGCTTTCAGGGCTCCCAGAACTCTTCAGCCTCCCCCAGGGACCTTTTACAAGCCTCCATCAGGGAGCAAAGCGCTGCAGAACTCTTCGCTAGCTAACAGcgctgaggaagaggatgaggaggaagaggacgatgatgatgatgaggaggaggaggagttggggATTGAGATAGAGGTGTCTGTAGATGAGCCCCTTGAGGAAGACATTGAGCCTGAGCAGGCAGCCATGTCTCCCAGCTCAAGCCCTGAGGAACTTGGCCAAAACCAGGCCAAACCAGTGTATCAGAGACTCAGGTCCCGACGCCTCCAAGAGGTCGAACATCGAGAGGCTCATTTTGTGTAA
- the arhgap29a gene encoding rho GTPase-activating protein 29 isoform X2 gives MLAAMLRQSSGGGSGGGGSGGGGAKPPLGIARFSSSSQSPAGRLTKSGSVSSDGPEVPASDPNYIMQLVSDVRKFADVLVQLKEVFNSKEHQDCLHQAVHERLGELLRVLKAIISKHQSLNSVDILSTAGTVIATVKGVNFKEVNEENKQKLFAEIYSAVDTLAFTFGNVVSDFLMGDVENGSVLGLPLTKRSRSFENLSVESGGSCPEKDDPPGPSPPVRAEEVDRTLQRQDSGVESALLYAKAWSKYTKELLAWVEKRLSVDIECAKSYAKMAESAKTLASQQEFMPFRETYMTAFKNDIEYSQLVLHTTAVLQSNKFMQPLLARKNELDKLRKEVKEQWQREQKKMHEADNALRKARLLQAQRHEEYEKAKVSTSRLEEEQIAGGGGGGSGGAATAKQLEKRRRLEEEALQKAEEAREHCKACQIDVGEKRIELASTKSEIITQIREMVSQCDLTLKAVTVNWFQLQQAQVVSLPVNHQSLCENAKLYEPGQRYIDFVRSLPTDGPHLESHSFDSGATQNAGMPFNKRSLSGSHSSHSNLSQASVTSDLLGADDLESHVSGQHAKIVERRSNCSTDIQALRIRPWASGGQGGGMCSDSESAGGSSESRSMDSPTASPGDFKRRLPRTPSTGTMSSADDLDEREPPSPSDNGLSEMVIETASSPGPFRNTQMSKAAQTHKLRKLRAPSKCRECDSLVVFHGAECEECSLACHKKCLETLAIQCGHKKLQGRLHLFGIDFTQAAKNSPDGIPFIIRKCTSEIENRALNIKGIYRVNGAKSRVEKLCQAFENGKDLVELSELYPHDISNVLKLYLRQLPEPLILFRYYNDFIGLAKESQSIIVEELEALRLSLTPVAPAQISVELNRVLFKIKDLLRQLPPAHYKTLQFLIEHLHRVTEQSEENKMTASNLGIIFGPTLIKPRQADAEVSLSSLVDYPYQALIVELLIRHYQMVFDTPLSPLGSSSPAEIEAQPRLTQQEKEQRLSRHSKSLGDIKEQSSKVYKRHSSIIPSSHLLAEVQETTPSLDGKDFEPADEVDSETFNGVMLSSTPEVPKPAERGLSRSQHITVTRVQLRHPRGKLSSRPVSMPAEQILNRVHENNNRNSRDQRDRKGGSCEQSIEEVDETENTKLRVSTHYRSTFIDTQTLRRTWDKQYKHEVTSKTVKVVASSSTESSAEDTNNLPASVPLSSSFSLGGSGSTVGTIYPSRPYTVAVRPSRTLRREDNVTKYNSVVKAFRAPRTLQPPPGTFYKPPSGSKALQNSSLANSAEEEDEEEEDDDDDEEEEELGIEIEVSVDEPLEEDIEPEQAAMSPSSSPEELGQNQAKPVYQRLRSRRLQEVEHREAHFV, from the exons aGCACCAAGACTGCCTCCATCAGGCGGTCCATGAGCGTCTCGGGGAGCTGCTGCGAGTCCTGAAGGCCATTATCAGTAAACACCAGAGCCTGAACTCGGTGGACATCCTCAGTACAGCTGGAACCGTCATCGCCACGGTCAAAG GAGTGAACTTTAAGGAGGTGAACgaagagaacaaacagaagcTCTTCGCAGAGATCTACAGCGCTGTCGACACATTGGCGTTCACCTTTGGCAATGT AGTGTCTGACTTCCTTATGGGAGATGTAGAGAATGGATCGGTGTTGGGGCTCCCCCTGACTAAGAGGAGCAGG tcttttgaGAACCTCTCTGTGGAATCTGGAGGATCCTGTCCCGAGAAGGATGATCCACCAG GGCCGTCTCCACCGGTTCGGGCAGAGGAGGTGGACAGGACGCTGCAGCGGCAGGACAGCGGCGTGGAGTCGGCGCTGCTCTACGCCAAGGCCTGGTCCAAGTACACCAAAGAGCTGCTGGCGTGGGTGGAGAAGCGTCTCAGCGTGG ATATCGAGTGTGCGAAGAGTTACGCCAAAATGGCAGAGTCTGCCAAGACGCTTGCAAGTCAGCAG GAATTCATGCCTTTCCGTGAGACCTACATGACTGCTTTCAAAAATGACATTGAATACAGCCAGCTGGTACTTCACACCACAGCTGTCCTCCAAAGCAACAAATTCATGCAG CCTCTTCTGGCCAGAAAGAACGAGCTGGACAAACTGAGAAAAGAGGTCAAGGAGCAGTggcagagagagcaaaagaagaTG CACGAGGCGGACAACGCTCTGAGGAAGGCCCGGCTGCTGCAGGCCCAGCGGCACGAGGAGTATGAGAAGGCCAAGGTGTCCACCAGCcgcctggaggaggagcagatcgcaggaggtggaggaggaggcagcggAGGAGCAGCCACGGCCAAACAGCTCGAGAAGAGGCgcaggctggaggaggaggcccTGCAGAAG gCGGAGGAGGCCAGAGAGCACTGCAAAGCCTGTCAGATTGATGTCGGGGAGAAGAGAATCGAGTTGGCCAGCACCAAGAGTGAGATCATCACTCAGATCCGAGAGATGGTCTCCCAGTGCGACCTCACCCTCAAAGCT GTGACGGTCAACTGGTTCCAGCTCCAGCAGGCCCAGGTCGTATCCCTGCCTGTCAACCACCAGAGTCTGTGTGAAAACGCCAAACTGTACGAGCCTGGCCAGCGCTACATCGACTTCGTCAGGAGTCTGCCCACTGATGGGCCTCACCTCGAGTCGCACTCCTTTGATTCAGGCGCGACACAAAACGCAGG gatGCCTTTCAACAAGCGCTCGCTAAGCGGCAGCCACTCGTCCCACAGTAACCTGTCGCAGGCATCCGTCACTTCCGACCTGCTTGGTGCAGACGACCTCGAGAGTCACGTCAGCGGCCAACACGCCAAGATCGTGGAGAGGCGATCCAACTGCAGCACTGACATCCAGG cacTTCGGATTCGTCCGTGGGCCTCAGGTGGCCAGGGTGGAGGGATGTGCAGCGATTCAGAAAGTGCAGGAGGGAGCAGCGAGTCCCGATCCATGGACTCGCCCACTGCCAGTCCAG GAGACTTCAAGAGGAGATTACCAAGAACCCCCTCCACTGGCACCATGTCGTCTGCTGATGACCTGGATGAGAGAGagcctccctctccctctgatAACG GTTTAAGTGAGATGGTAATTGAAACAGCCAGCTCCCCAGGTCCCTTCAGGAACACCCAGATGTCCAAGGCTGCTCAGACCCACAAGCTGAGGAAGCTCAGAGCGCCGTCCAAGTGTCGCGAGTGCGACAGCCTGGTGGTGTTTCACGGAGCTGAATGCGAGGAG TGTTCGTTAGCCTGCCATAAGAAATGTCTGGAAACCCTGGCCATCCAATGTGGGCACAAGAAGCTTCAGGGGAGGCTTCACCTCTTCGGCATCGACTTCACACAGGCAGCTAAGAACAGTCCAGACGGCATCCCCTTCATCATACGCAAGTGTACATCAGAGATTGAGAACAGAGCGCTCAACATCAAG GGGATCTACCGCGTGAACGGTGCCAAGTCTCGAGTGGAGAAGCTGTGCCAGGCATTTGAGAACGGCAAGGACCTGGTAGAGCTCTCTGAACTTTATCCCCACGACATCAGCAACGTGCTCAAACTCTACCTGAGACAG cttcCAGAGCCGCTCATCCTGTTTCGCTACTACAATGACTTTATTGGTTTGGCCAAAGAGAGCCAGAGTATCATTGTGGAGGAACTGGAGGCCCTGAGGCTCAGTCTCACGCCGGTGGCACCAGCCCAGATCAGCGTGGAGCTCAACCGGGTCCTCTTCAAGATCAAGGACCTGTTGAGGCAGCTGCCACCAGCTCATTACAAGACTCTGCAGTTCCTCATAGAGCATCTGCACCG GGTGACAGAGCAGTCAGAGGAGAATAAGATGACAGCCAGCAACCTGGGCATCATCTTTGGTCCAACACTGATCAAACCAAGGCAGGCGGACGCCGAAGTTTCCCTTTCCTCCCTGGTTGATTACCCGTATCAGGCACTCATTGTTGAGCTCCTGATCAGACACTACCAGATGGTCTTTGACACCCCCCTCAGTCCCCTGGGCAGCTCCTCGCCTGCCGAGATCGAAGCCCAGCCCCGCCTCACCCAGCAGGAGAAAGAGCAGCGGCTGAGCAGGCACTCAAAGTCGCTGGGAGACATCAAGGAG CAGAGCTCTAAGGTGTATAAGAGGCATTCCTCTATAATTCCTTCTTCACACTTACTGGCTGAGGTTCAGGAGACCACACCAAGCCTCGATGGGAAAGACTTTGAACCTG CTGATGAAGTGGATTCAGAGACCTTCAATGGGGTTATGTTGTCAAGCACCCCCGAGGTCCCAAAACCAGCTGAGAGAGGCCTCAGTCGTTCTCAGCACATCACTGTCACCAGGGTCCAGCTCCGGCACCCTCGTGGCAAACTGTCCTCACGCCCAGTGAGTATGCCGGCTGAGCAGATACTGAACCGAGTCCACGAGAATAACAACCGCAACAGCAGGGACCAACGTGACAGGAAAGGTGGCAGCTGTGAGCAGTCCATCGAAGAGGTGGATGAAACGGAGAACACAAAACTGCGAGTGAGCACACATTATCGGAGTACATTTATCGACACCCAGACTTTACGCAGGACTTGGGACAAACAGTATAAACATGAAGTTACTTCCAAAACTGTCAAAGTTGTGGCCAGTTCGTCCACAGAGAGCTCAGCTGAGGACACCAACAACTTACCAGCTTCTGTGCCCTTGTCCTCAAGCTTCTCCCTCGGAGGTTCTGGGAGCACTGTTGGCACCATCTACCCCAGCAGACCATACACTGTTGCAGTGCGACCCAGCAGGACTTTAAGAAGGGAGGACAATGTGACCAAGTACAACTCTGTTGTGAAAGCTTTCAGGGCTCCCAGAACTCTTCAGCCTCCCCCAGGGACCTTTTACAAGCCTCCATCAGGGAGCAAAGCGCTGCAGAACTCTTCGCTAGCTAACAGcgctgaggaagaggatgaggaggaagaggacgatgatgatgatgaggaggaggaggagttggggATTGAGATAGAGGTGTCTGTAGATGAGCCCCTTGAGGAAGACATTGAGCCTGAGCAGGCAGCCATGTCTCCCAGCTCAAGCCCTGAGGAACTTGGCCAAAACCAGGCCAAACCAGTGTATCAGAGACTCAGGTCCCGACGCCTCCAAGAGGTCGAACATCGAGAGGCTCATTTTGTGTAA